In the Pedobacter cryoconitis genome, TGGTAATGACGTTATTTTATCTTGTGCCAGAAGGTGACTGGCTTGAAATAATAGTAAAGCAGCTAATATTTTTCTCATTTTTAATCTCCGTTTTCACGAATATAAAGAGATAAATATGGAAATAAACAGGAAGTTTGGGACTTAATAAAGTAAAATGATTTAGTTGTATCTATTTGATAACTAATTTTTTAATCGACAATTTTGTTTGCGGATCTTTCTAAAACCTGTATCCCTATAGCCAAAAATGCCAGATCTTTCAAGATAAAGAAATCAGTAACCGGAATCCCGTCCATTTGTTTCCATATACCGGGTGTACTCAGTAAAAAACTTAAGGTGGAGACGAAAATAATAAGGGTTAATATTCCGGCAATTTTCCCTGCTTTTCTGCTCCAGAAAGAAGCAGTAAGGAATAGCGCAGTAATAATTTCAAAGATTCCTATGAGAATTGATCCCGTTTGAATAGAGACAACCTGATATAGCCAGCTCATCAACCAGCTATTTTCGACTAAGGGTTTAATAGCTTTTGCTTCTGAAGGCGTAAATTTTAGGATGCCTATCCAGACCAATACTAATATGGTGGCGATAACGCCTGTTGTGTAACCTGTTTTATTTGTTTTCATATCCCTTTGTCGGTTGTCATAAAGAAACCTTACAGGAAATTATAAAAAGATAAGAGCCTTTTTAAATTGGGCTCTTATCTGGTTTTAACTTAAACAGTAATGACTATTTTTCCAACTATTCTTCCCGACTTTATAGCAGAATGTGTTGCTGGCAATTGCTCAAACGTATAGGTTTAGCCTATATGAGATTTAACAATCCTTTTTCCAGTAAGCCAGCAAACTGTTTCATATCTTCTCCATTTGATTCTACTAAAATAAAATAACCATTAATCCCTTTAGCTTTTACCCCTTCATTCAGGCCAGAAGGAATACTGACAATTGTACCAGCTGTTTTAATGACCTCCAGTGAACGATCAATATTGTCGCCCCGAGTGGTCTAAAACAAAATCTAACGCTTCATTAGCGTCCTCAAAGCGTTGGCTGGTATAATCAATATGTTCGTCTGCACCAAGTTCCATCACAAAGTCTTTGTTTTTTGCAGAGAACGTTCTAACTACATAGGCTCCGATATGCTTTGCAATTTGTACGGCATAAATGTCCTACACCTCCGGCTGCTGCATGGATCAGCACTTTGTCTGTTGCTTTGATCTTTGCATGGCTAGTAAGGGCTTGCAATGCTGATGAGTACATTGATTGTAGTTGTTGCGCGGAACATCGCAAAATATCTGGCTGAAGATGTGAATGAGTGTACAGAAGAAAAGGCTTTATTTTGGGATTTCAGAAACTTATCTGAGCCGTTATTTTAAAAAGCATATGAATGAGCTGATGCAGCAGTATATCATCAATTACAGAACAAAGTTCATTATGAACAGGTTGCAGCACAGTGATATGCGAATCAATGAAATAGCTAATGATCTGGGTTTTACCGATGAGAGCCATCTGAATAAGTTCTTGAGGAAACAGAAGGGGCAAAGCCCGGGGCAGTATAGAAAAATTTTTAAATGACCGTTATGCTGATACTATCAGCATAACGGCAAGCGTTAATTTATTATGGTTTTTATAGAGGGCCGAAAATAATACCTAATGTACTGCCTAAAAAGCTAACAGTGCTCTTCACAAAGTTAGTGGTGATGGATGGCTTTATTTAAAAGACCTTTAACCAAATCATTAATGATACCACCGCCTTCGATAGTTGACATTTTTTTTGTGTTCAATTCTTTAACACCAAATTTTTTTAATTCTAATTTTTCATAATGGGGGATTATTATAAATAAACTCCTTATTCGTTAAAGGCTTTTCAGGGTACGCCTCTTTGGTCAAACGCTGAATCGAAATTAAATAATAAAAAGTTAAAAACATTGCTGGGCTAAATAATGAAAAGACAGACGGCCTTAAATTTAATGAGTTGAAAGCGAGCTGTGAGGCTGCTAAAAGGTCTTTTTGCGGAGAAAAGGGGGATGCTTGAGTTCCTATTCAATTCATTCATTATTTAGGGTTGTGAAGAACGCTGTATTAAAGACAGAAAACAATTCAGGTTGATAACAGGATTTTATTACCTTGTGTGCCTTGCAGGCCTGTTTTTTTTATGAAGAAATATATTTTTTATACCCTATTGGTTAGCTTACTTTTCGGAGTAAATTTAGTGTCATTTGCGCAGAATGGGATTGATTGTGCTCAGGTGCTTGATCAAGAGCCTTATTTTTCCAAGCATCAAACACTGCAAAATGATGCACTATTTTTAAGAGATCTCGAAATCCTGAAACATTGCGGAAACTACGGCAGTGTGGATAGTTTGCTGCTGAAAGGTTCGGTTCTTTCCGCGTTTTTGCGGACCGCGATGGATGAAGGACAGCCTGCTACTTACCGCACGATGATCGGATTTATGGATAAGTTTAAGGGTACGCAAGACTATCTTCAATTTGTAGAATCCTTAAAGCTTTACAAAAGCCTGGAAAATAGAAAAGTGAACCTGGAGGAGTGGGATCTTGCTCAGCCTTTTTTTGTGAAAATGGGTTTTACCCAAAATGATATTGATGATTTCAAGCAGTTTATTGCTGAGCCTGCCCATCATGAGCTAACTTACATTGCGGCTTACTACCTGTATATGAAAGAACTTAATGAAGTTACAGGAAGTAAGTAATTGTTGAAACTGAGCAAGTTTCGGGTGGTTAAAACTTGTTGTTGTCTTTATTTTTGTATGGTCAGATAAATTAGGCGAAAAAAATGAAAGCACAGGAAGAAACTAATTATAGCCGCATTGCCCAGGCAATCAGTTATATCAATGGTAACTTTAAGACCCAGCCCGGTCTGGAAGAAGTTGCCGAAAAAATCAATCTCAGCCCCTTTCACTTTCAACGGTTATTTACGGAATGGGCAGGCGTAAGCCCAAAGAAATTTCTGCAATACCTGACCGTTGAACACGCGAAGAAAATGCTGAAAGAAAATCAGGCTACCTTGTTTGAAACTGCATTTGAAACAGGTCTTTCAGGAACAAGCAGGCTGCATGACCTGTTTGTCAATATTGAAGGGATGACGCCTGGTGAATATAAAAATGGTGGAGAAAACCTGACTATCAACTATAGCTTTGCTGAGACCCCCTTTGGTAGCATCCTGGTAGCCTCTACAGCTAAAGGAATCTGTCATATTGCCTTTACTGAAGATGCAGAAGAAGCATTGGAAAACTTGAAAACTAAATTCCCCAATGCTATTTACCGGCAGTTTGCTGATACCGTACAACAACATGCGCTTCATATCTTTACGCACGATTGGGACCGTGTCAGCGAGATCAAATTACATTTAAAGGGAACAGATTTTCAATTGAAAGTATGGGAAACTTTATTAAAAATCCCGACCGCACAGTTGACAACATATGGCACTATTGCTAAAGAAATAGGAATGCCATCAGCCTCCAGGGCTGTAGGTACAGCTATAGGTGCTAATCCGGTAGCCTTTATAATCCCTTGTCACCGGATTATTCAAGCTACAGGCTCACTTGGTCAGTATCACTGGGGAACTACGCGTAAAACAGCTATAATTGGATGGGAAGCGGCAAAGATAGGGAGCGATGGATAAGATGGAAACAATTCAGGAAAAAATAGAAGTTGCAGACTGGCCGCAGCTGACAGAAATATGCACGGTCAGGGTTATGCAGTTGGGATCATATTTCACGATGCATTAACTTAAATCTGATGAATCCTGTAAATTTGCTGAATCATACAGAAATTAGTGCTGCCCAGCTAAGAATGCTGATCAGAAAAGGTGAGATTACGTTAGGTGGAAATAAGAAACTGAAGATCTATGGACTGCTGAGTTGTAAAAGCGGAAAGCGAATGAAAGCAGAGAACAGGGTGTTTTTTAAAGATGAACAGCAGGCTATAGCAAACGGATTCCGCCCATGCGGAAATTGCAAAAGAAACTTATACAAGAAATGGATTTATTCAGTACCGGAGAGTTAGTAAATTTGTTGCCTTATGATGGCGAAGTGATCTATTATGGACAATTAATACCTGCTGATAAGCTCAATTATTATCTGGAACAGCTAATGAATCAAGTTATCTGGAAAAATGATGAAGCAGTTATTTTTGGCAAACATATCATCACCAAAAGAAAAGTTGCCTGGTACGGTGATGCTGAATATGCCTACACTTACTCTAATACAACCAAACATGCGTTGTTATGGACGGCAGATCTGCTGGCCTTAAAGAATTTGGTGGAGCAGCAAACAGGCGCCCGGTTTAATTCTTGCCTGCTTAATTTATACCATGATGGTGATGAAGGGATGGCATGGCATAGTGATGATGAAAAATCGCTGGGCAGGAATACGACTATCGCTTCCTTAAGTTTTGGTGCAGAACGTAAATTCGCCTTCAAGCATAAAGACACGAAACAAGTGGTTTCATTACTGCTGGAAAACGGGAGCTTACTGGTCATGAAAGGAACCACACAAACACATTGGCTGCACCGTTTGCCAAAGACTACTAAAGTTACCCGGCCAAGAATAAACCTAACCTTCAGGACTATCGTGTAACAAATTCTTTTGATCATTGTTATCTTTACTGGATATTCTCAAAACCAGCGAATGATAGATGTTTCCCGGAAAAGTTTTTTAAGCGATGCCAAAGGCAAAATTATAATAGGTTTCACCCTGGCCTTCTTTGCCCTTTTTTTAGCATGGGGAGTTAGTAAGATAGCCTTCGATGAGATGCTGGGTACAGTGGATACCATTTCAACACCAAACGTCAAATTGCGCCTGGTCAACATGGTTTCCCGGAAAATAGCGAGTCTGGATCAGCAGCAAAAAAACCTGGCCTTTAATTCACCGGGAAACTATAGCAATTTCTTTAAACAATCCGGACAGCTCAGGCTCATGCTGGATACTTTAGGGGGCATGTATGCATCCGATTCTGTTCAGCTAAGCAGGATTAAATCTATAGAAAAACTGCTGGTACAAAGGGACAAACAGTTTATCAGCTATCTTAAAGTCAGAGAGGGGCTGGTGAATAATAAGTCATTTACTCAGGAAGTCCAGAAATTGAACGAATTAGTGAATAAAGGGCAGCAGCAAGACAGTACTATTGTGACCACAGAAAAAAAGACTTCGACGGTTACCATATTACCAATTGATGAATCCAAACAGCGTAAAGGCTTTTTCAACAGGCTATTTAATAAGAAAAAGGAAGAAGAAGATAAATCTTATCAGGTTACCAATGAAGAAAAGATAAAAAGAGATACAATTGCCCTGGCAGGGGAGACTGTGATCGCAAAGGGATTGGAAAAATCATTGCGTACCATAGCGAAAGAGCAGCAATTGAAAAGTGCGCGTTTTTTAGACAGAGAGGCTATCCTTGCCAATGCGAATGACGCGCTGATCCGTCAGATGCTCGATATTCTAAGAAAAGTAGAGGCAGAGGTAGTTGCCCAGATAGAACAAAATGGCATAGCAGCAAAAGCTGTGGTGAATACTGGGATTACCAGAATAAGCTTCATTATGATCGGGTTCTTCTTATTAACCGTTGTGTTATTGTACCTGATTTTAACAGATATCACGAAAAGTAATCTTTACCGGAAAGAATTGGAAGCCGCAAGGGATGAAGCAGAGTATCATGGCATGGCAAAACAACGCTTTCTTTCCAATATGAGCCATGAAATCAGAACACCTTTGCAATCTATTATTGGCTATGCTGAAATCATCAGGGAGCAAGAGCATCCTAAAAAGAAAGATATTGATGCGATCTACCATTCTTCTGAACATTTGCTCCAGATTGTGAATGAAATTTTAGATTATAACCGGATCATCTCAGGAAAATTCACCTTTCAGCAAAAAACATTTAATATCAGGGAGCTTTTAGAAGAAGTGATTACGATCATGGAACCGCAAGCAGAACAAAAAAATCTGAAAATGCGGACAGAAATAGAGCTTCATGATACTGATTTCGTTATTGGAGACGCCTTCAGACTGAAACAGATTTTATATAACCTGTTAAGTAATGCTGTTAAATTTACACAAACAGGTGAAGTGCTGCTCAGTGTCTTTTATAAGCGGCAATCGGATAATCTGCATTTTACTTTCATGGTAAAGGATACAGGGATCGGATTAACTGAAGAAGAAAGCAACCGTATTTTTAATGAATTTGAGCAGATTGATTCACCCGATAAAGAAGTGATCAATAAAGCAGGTGCGGGTCTTGGACTGACTATTATTAAGTCACTGGTCGAAAATCAGGATGGACGTATTTATGTCAAAAGTAAACCCGGAGAAGGGAGCATTTTTACCGTATATCTGACTTTCAGAATTGCAGCTATACCAGCTGGAGAAAGCAATATACCGCAGCTTAGCGAAAAGATATATGTGAAGGATAAAGTCTGGGTAGTAGACGATGATCGGCTGATCCTGGACCTTTGTCAGCTCATTTTTACGAAAAAGAACATTGCCCATGTCTGTTTTAATACACCAGCAGCTATGCTGGCCGCAGATTGGGACCCTGAAGTTAAATATATACTGATGGACATGCGCATGCCTGAGATTTCGGGAGCGGAACTTTGCGCCCTGATGAAAGCTAAGATCCCCTCTGATGTTAAGATATATGCAATGACTGCCCAGGTTTTACCAGAGGAACTGGAATCAGTATTACAGCAAGGGTTTGATGGATTGATTATGAAACCATTCCGTGAAAGTGATCTGCTTGATGTTTTCAGTACAACAGCACTGCCAGAAAATGCTGCTCAGCAACAACAAAGGATTAAATCAGTACCTCAAAAACAAGAAACGGACGAATTTGCCGGGATTGCACTGGATACAACAGTCGTAGAAAAAATGACTTTTGGTGATCAGGAATTGTTATTAAGTATTCTGAACAGGTTTAAGGAAGACTGTCTGCACGATATGGTGGAACTTCAGCAAAGTATCCAGAACAATGACCAGCCCCTGGCCAGGTTAATTGTTCACCGTATTGCCGGAAGAACAGCACAAATGGGCTCAGGAAAACTTGCAGCAGAATTCAGGACGATGGAAATTGAACTCTCTGAATTGCAGGACATCAATCCGCAGCTCCAGGATAAGCTGGAGCACCTAATCAAAAGACTGGGTTTATTAATGCAATTGGTAGATCAGAAAATTGGCTGAGCTTATTCAATCTCGTAGCGCTCCATTTTACTGTAAAGTGTCTTTCTGTCTATATTAAGCAGTTTTGCTGCTTTTGATTTATTGTACTTAACTTTAATCAATGTTTCCAGAATCAACGTTTTCTCATTGCTTTCATTGATCGCTTTCAGGTCTGAACCCCCTGGTTTAGGCGTTTGCTTAATGGCCAGTATCATTTCATCGGGGAGCGATTCAATACCAGCAGTATCAGTGGGGGTTAATAAAACCATCCTTTTAATCACGTTTTTCAACTCTCTTAGGTTTCCTGGCCAGTCATATTGCAAAAGCAACTCTTTAACCGGGCCGGAAAGATGTTGTACGTTCCTGTCCAGTTCAGTATTGGAAAGTTTGATAAAATGGTTAATAAACAATTCCAGGTCCTTGCCACGATCACGCAATGCTGGTAAAAGAATTTTAAACTCATTTAAACGATGATACAGATCTTCACGGAATTCTCCGTTTTGTATACTGTTTAGCAGGTCATCATTGGTTGCGGTGATGATACGCACATTAACCGGGATTTTTTTAGTACTCCCCAATGGCTGGATCACTCTTTCCTGTAAAGCCCTTAATAGTTTGACCTGGACTTCATAACTCAGGTTTCCTACTTCATCCAAAAATAAAGTACCACCTTCGGCAGCCTCAAATTGCCCTTTTTTATCATTTACAGCACCTGTGAAAGCGCCTTTAACATGGCCGAACAACTCACTTGCAGCCAGGTCCTTAGAAAGGGCCCCGCAATCAATAGCGACAAAAGGTTTGGTGTTTCTTT is a window encoding:
- a CDS encoding DUF417 family protein; translated protein: MKTNKTGYTTGVIATILVLVWIGILKFTPSEAKAIKPLVENSWLMSWLYQVVSIQTGSILIGIFEIITALFLTASFWSRKAGKIAGILTLIIFVSTLSFLLSTPGIWKQMDGIPVTDFFILKDLAFLAIGIQVLERSANKIVD
- a CDS encoding helix-turn-helix domain-containing protein, which produces MSVQKKRLYFGISETYLSRYFKKHMNELMQQYIINYRTKFIMNRLQHSDMRINEIANDLGFTDESHLNKFLRKQKGQSPGQYRKIFK
- a CDS encoding bifunctional helix-turn-helix domain-containing protein/methylated-DNA--[protein]-cysteine S-methyltransferase, yielding MKAQEETNYSRIAQAISYINGNFKTQPGLEEVAEKINLSPFHFQRLFTEWAGVSPKKFLQYLTVEHAKKMLKENQATLFETAFETGLSGTSRLHDLFVNIEGMTPGEYKNGGENLTINYSFAETPFGSILVASTAKGICHIAFTEDAEEALENLKTKFPNAIYRQFADTVQQHALHIFTHDWDRVSEIKLHLKGTDFQLKVWETLLKIPTAQLTTYGTIAKEIGMPSASRAVGTAIGANPVAFIIPCHRIIQATGSLGQYHWGTTRKTAIIGWEAAKIGSDG
- a CDS encoding Ada metal-binding domain-containing protein, encoding MNPVNLLNHTEISAAQLRMLIRKGEITLGGNKKLKIYGLLSCKSGKRMKAENRVFFKDEQQAIANGFRPCGNCKRNLYKKWIYSVPES
- a CDS encoding alpha-ketoglutarate-dependent dioxygenase AlkB family protein; the protein is MDLFSTGELVNLLPYDGEVIYYGQLIPADKLNYYLEQLMNQVIWKNDEAVIFGKHIITKRKVAWYGDAEYAYTYSNTTKHALLWTADLLALKNLVEQQTGARFNSCLLNLYHDGDEGMAWHSDDEKSLGRNTTIASLSFGAERKFAFKHKDTKQVVSLLLENGSLLVMKGTTQTHWLHRLPKTTKVTRPRINLTFRTIV
- a CDS encoding hybrid sensor histidine kinase/response regulator codes for the protein MIDVSRKSFLSDAKGKIIIGFTLAFFALFLAWGVSKIAFDEMLGTVDTISTPNVKLRLVNMVSRKIASLDQQQKNLAFNSPGNYSNFFKQSGQLRLMLDTLGGMYASDSVQLSRIKSIEKLLVQRDKQFISYLKVREGLVNNKSFTQEVQKLNELVNKGQQQDSTIVTTEKKTSTVTILPIDESKQRKGFFNRLFNKKKEEEDKSYQVTNEEKIKRDTIALAGETVIAKGLEKSLRTIAKEQQLKSARFLDREAILANANDALIRQMLDILRKVEAEVVAQIEQNGIAAKAVVNTGITRISFIMIGFFLLTVVLLYLILTDITKSNLYRKELEAARDEAEYHGMAKQRFLSNMSHEIRTPLQSIIGYAEIIREQEHPKKKDIDAIYHSSEHLLQIVNEILDYNRIISGKFTFQQKTFNIRELLEEVITIMEPQAEQKNLKMRTEIELHDTDFVIGDAFRLKQILYNLLSNAVKFTQTGEVLLSVFYKRQSDNLHFTFMVKDTGIGLTEEESNRIFNEFEQIDSPDKEVINKAGAGLGLTIIKSLVENQDGRIYVKSKPGEGSIFTVYLTFRIAAIPAGESNIPQLSEKIYVKDKVWVVDDDRLILDLCQLIFTKKNIAHVCFNTPAAMLAADWDPEVKYILMDMRMPEISGAELCALMKAKIPSDVKIYAMTAQVLPEELESVLQQGFDGLIMKPFRESDLLDVFSTTALPENAAQQQQRIKSVPQKQETDEFAGIALDTTVVEKMTFGDQELLLSILNRFKEDCLHDMVELQQSIQNNDQPLARLIVHRIAGRTAQMGSGKLAAEFRTMEIELSELQDINPQLQDKLEHLIKRLGLLMQLVDQKIG
- a CDS encoding sigma-54-dependent transcriptional regulator; this translates as MAKILIIEDDLTFSQLLEGFLKKHGHEPYVVHDVKSTFKIISQHNFELFLIDYRLPDGTGLDVLAHLRENGLNYPVVIMTSFNDVRTAVKSIQLGAIDYITKPVNPDELLMIIRGSLEKKEEKGQPASVEHEDFIKGKSTTADKLYAHIDLVAPTDMSVIIQGESGTGKEYAARTLHTQSKRNTKPFVAIDCGALSKDLAASELFGHVKGAFTGAVNDKKGQFEAAEGGTLFLDEVGNLSYEVQVKLLRALQERVIQPLGSTKKIPVNVRIITATNDDLLNSIQNGEFREDLYHRLNEFKILLPALRDRGKDLELFINHFIKLSNTELDRNVQHLSGPVKELLLQYDWPGNLRELKNVIKRMVLLTPTDTAGIESLPDEMILAIKQTPKPGGSDLKAINESNEKTLILETLIKVKYNKSKAAKLLNIDRKTLYSKMERYEIE